A stretch of DNA from Fundidesulfovibrio magnetotacticus:
GACTTTTCTTCGCGCCCTTTCGAGGTGGGACGGAAAATCCTTGGCCTGCGGGGGAAAATCCGGTAGGATTTTTATGACAGAGAGTTTTTCAGACGACTCACGCAAACCAATGTACTGATCATGCAGCAAGAGCCCATCGAACTCCTCGTCGTGGATGACGAAACCCCCGTCCGGTTGAGCCTCGCGGCCTACCTAGAGGACGAGGGCTTTCGCGTGCGCACTGCAGAGTCCGCCGAGCAGGCCATAAGTTCCGCCACCGAGCACCCCCCCGTGCTCGCCGTGGTGGACCTGCGCCTGCCAGGCATGGACGGCGCGAGCCTCATCCTGGAGTTGGCCAAACGCCTGCCGGGCATGAAGTTCCTCATACACACCGGATCCACCAAGTTCAGCCTTTCGGACGACCTCAAGTCCGCCGGGCTCGACGACAGCCAAGTCTTTTTCAAGCCCGTTCTTGACATGGGCGACATGGCCGCCAAGATCCTGCAACTGGTCCAAGGTCCCACTCGATGATCCACGATCCCGTCGCCACCGTCCTCACCATCGACGATGAAGAGGTCATTCGGCGCTCTTTCCAGGCCTACCTCGAAGATTCCGGCTTCACCGTGCTCCAGGCTCAGAACGGCCGCATCGGCCTGGAGGTCTTTCGCGAGAGCCACCCCGACATCATCCTCGTTGACCTGCGCATGCCCGAGATGGACGGCCTGGAAGTGCTCGCGCGCGTGGTGCGCGAAGCCCCCGAGGTGCCCATCATCGTGGTCTCGGGCACGGGCATGATCCAGGACGCCATCGAGGCCCTTCGCCTGGGCGCGTGGGACTACATTCTCAAGCCCGTGGAAGATCTGGGCATCCTCGAACACTCCGTGCGCCGCGCCCTGGAACGCGCAAAACTGCTCAAGGAAAACAAGGCCTACCGCGAAAATCTCGAAAACCTCGTACGGCGTCGCACCGTGGAACTGCACGACCGCACCAGACAGCTTGAGGAAGCCAACAGCAAGCTCCAGAGCGAAATCGAGGAGCGCAAGGCCGCCGAAGCAAAATTCCGCTCCATCTTCGAAAACGCCATCGAAGGCATCTTCCAGGTGGACCACCAGGGACAGCTCGTCAGCGCCAACCCCGCCATGGCCCGCATTCTGGGCTGGAACTCCGTGGAAGAGCTCCTCGCCGCCAAGGTCGGCTTCGGCTCCCTCTTCCTCGACGACCCGGGCAACCGGGAAAAGTTCTTCCGCGTCCTGGACGACCACTTCGCCGTCCAGGCCTTCGAAACCCAGATCATGCGCCAGGACGGCCAGCTCCGCTGGGGCTCCGTCAACGCCCACACCGTCTCCGGCAAGACCGGCGAAAGCATCCGCTTCGAAGGCACGCTCGAAGACATCAGCGACCACAAGCGGTTCGAGGAGCAGTTGCTCCACCAGTCGCTCCACGACGCCCTCACGGGCCTGCCAAACCGCGCCCTGTTCACCGACCGCCTCTCGCAGGCCATCTCGCGTTGCGCCCGGCACAACAGCTTCTTCTCTCTGCTCTACCTGGACGTGGACCGCTTCAAGGTCATCAACGACAGCCTGGGCCACGCCTCCGGCGACCAGTTCCTCGTGCTCCTGGCCGAACGCCTGCGCTCCTGCACCCGCGAGGCCGACACTCTGGCCCGCCTCGGCGGCGACGAGTTCGCCGTCATCTCCGAACAGGTGCGCAGCCTCTCCGGCGCAACCCTCGTGGCCGAACGCATCCTTGAAGAAATGCGCAAGCCCTTCACCATCGACGGGCGCGAAATCTATTCCACCGTCTCCATAGGCATCATCTGCTGTTCGGGCTATTGCGGCACCGCCGAAGAAGTGCTCCGCGACGCCGACCTGACCATGTACCGCGCCAAGAGCAACGGCAAGGCGCGCTTCGAGGTCTTCGACAACGCTCTCCACGAGGAGACCATCAAACTCCTCACCATGGAAACCGAATTCCGGCACGCCCTCGCACGCCAGGAATTCGAACTGCACTATCAGCCCATCGTCGATGTCAACAACGGCGAAACCATCAGCCTGGAAGCGCTCCTGCGCTGGAAACACCCCACTCGCGGCTACATTCCACCCCTGGAATTCATCCCCCTGGCCGAGGAAAACGGCCTCATCGTCGATCTCGGCTGGTGGGTGCTCGAAGAAGCCTGCCGCCAGCTCTCGCTCTTCCAGAAACGTTTCCCCAAGCAGAACCCGCTCTCCATGAGCGTGAACATCTCCGCCAAACAGTTCTCCCAGGCCGACCTGAGCGGCAAGCTCGCCGCTCTGCTGGGACAATCGGACATCATCCCCGGCACACTGGAACTGGAAATCACCGAAAGCGTCATCATGGACCAGGGCGCGGCCGCCATCGGCAGACTCGAGGAACTCAAGGACCTGGGCGTCAAACTCTATGTGGACGACTTCGGCACCGGCTACTCCTCGCTCTCCTATTTGCACCGCTTCCCCATCGACATCCTCAAAATCGACCGCTCCTTCATCCGCGAAATCGACGCCACCGGCGGACACGCCGAAATCGTGCGCGCCATCGTGGGGCTGGGACGAAACCTCGGCATGGC
This window harbors:
- a CDS encoding response regulator — translated: MQQEPIELLVVDDETPVRLSLAAYLEDEGFRVRTAESAEQAISSATEHPPVLAVVDLRLPGMDGASLILELAKRLPGMKFLIHTGSTKFSLSDDLKSAGLDDSQVFFKPVLDMGDMAAKILQLVQGPTR
- a CDS encoding EAL domain-containing response regulator, which gives rise to MIHDPVATVLTIDDEEVIRRSFQAYLEDSGFTVLQAQNGRIGLEVFRESHPDIILVDLRMPEMDGLEVLARVVREAPEVPIIVVSGTGMIQDAIEALRLGAWDYILKPVEDLGILEHSVRRALERAKLLKENKAYRENLENLVRRRTVELHDRTRQLEEANSKLQSEIEERKAAEAKFRSIFENAIEGIFQVDHQGQLVSANPAMARILGWNSVEELLAAKVGFGSLFLDDPGNREKFFRVLDDHFAVQAFETQIMRQDGQLRWGSVNAHTVSGKTGESIRFEGTLEDISDHKRFEEQLLHQSLHDALTGLPNRALFTDRLSQAISRCARHNSFFSLLYLDVDRFKVINDSLGHASGDQFLVLLAERLRSCTREADTLARLGGDEFAVISEQVRSLSGATLVAERILEEMRKPFTIDGREIYSTVSIGIICCSGYCGTAEEVLRDADLTMYRAKSNGKARFEVFDNALHEETIKLLTMETEFRHALARQEFELHYQPIVDVNNGETISLEALLRWKHPTRGYIPPLEFIPLAEENGLIVDLGWWVLEEACRQLSLFQKRFPKQNPLSMSVNISAKQFSQADLSGKLAALLGQSDIIPGTLELEITESVIMDQGAAAIGRLEELKDLGVKLYVDDFGTGYSSLSYLHRFPIDILKIDRSFIREIDATGGHAEIVRAIVGLGRNLGMALIAEGVETEAQLAVIRTLGCQFAQGYLYSRPLPAADIEAYIATKG